From the genome of Miscanthus floridulus cultivar M001 chromosome 10, ASM1932011v1, whole genome shotgun sequence, one region includes:
- the LOC136488830 gene encoding uncharacterized protein, producing MMYKSISKSMAPLDEEGQAEDVIEDSARGVQGMIQDLHVAGSHGFGGDLYKEIIEEAKRELYPGCTEESRLTFIIKLLHIKVYNRMTTSGFDAFLALLSSSLKNVPGLPKSYNEMKALLWKLGFGYVSIDVCKYDCALFWKDHEGNDRCPVCGFTRWKVNKEGRKKVPHKVLRYFPIIPRLQKLFMSKERAQYARWHKEKRVPVENEMRHPADGEAWKEFDETFKSFANDPRSKKSPGKDFHVFMQPLIADFITLWGDVPTYDAFEGKEFRLHAAILWGINDYPALGTLSGRTTRGYFACVHCDENPCSECLRNKIGFIGHKRFLPHDHPWRKNRTFDGHHENRDQPRKFSAYEVMARLDEISYVPGKNPDMPKSRKRRRNGEPVWHLKVSLYDLPYWSKLKLQYNLDVMHIEKNICDNILSTLLNILYKTRTQSLLD from the exons ATGATGTACAAGAGCATATCGAAATCAATG GCACCACTTGATGAGGAAGGACAAGCTGAAGATGTCATAGAAGATAGTGCACGGGGAGTTCAGGGGATGATTCAAGATTTGCACGTGGCAGGAAGCCATGGCTTTGGTGGTGACTTATATAAAGAAATCATAGAAGAGGCAAAGCGTGAACTTTATCCAGGTTGCACCGAAGAGTCTAGGCTAACTTTCATTATTAAGCTGCTGCATATAAAAGTGTACAATCGGATGACAACATCTGGGTTCGATGCATTCCTTGCATTGCTTTCATCATCTTTGAAGAATGTGCCCGGCCTTCCTAAGTCATATAATGAAATGAAAGCTCTGCTTTGGAAGCTTGGTTTTGGTTATGTTTCTATTGATGTGTGCAAGTATGATTGTGCCTTATTTTGGAAAGACCATGAAGGCAATGATCGTTGCCCAGTTTGTGGATTCACACGATGGAAAGTGAACAAGGAGGGTAGAAAGAAAGTTCCTCACAAGGTCCTTCGTTACTTTCCAATTATTCCACGCCTTCAGAAGCTTTTTATGTCGAAGGAACGGGCACAATATGCAAGATGGCACAAGGAAAAGAGGGTACCAGTTGAGAATGAAATGAGACATCCTGCTGATGGGGAAGCTTGGAAAGAATTTGATGAGACTTTCAAGTCTTTTGCAAATGATCCTCGCA GCAAAAAATCACCGGGCAAAGATTTCCATGTGTTCATGCAGCCTCTAATAGCAGACTTCATTACTCTTTGGGGTGATGTCCCTACTTATGATGCTTTTGAAGGCAAAGAATTCAGACTGCATGCAGCGATTCTATGGGGAATCAATGACTACCCTGCATTAGGCACCTTGTCAGGCAGAACCACAAGGGGTTACTTTGCATGTGTGCATTGTGATGAGAATCCATGTTCTGAATGCCTGAGAAACAAGATTGGTTTCATAGGACATAAACGTTTCCTTCCACATGACCATCCCTGGAGGAAAAACAGAACTTTTGATGGCCACCATGAAAATAGAGACCAGCCAAGGAAATTTAGTGCATATGAGGTTATGGCAAGGTTGGATGAAATTAGCTATGTTCCAGGCAAGAATCCAGATATGCCAAAATCAAGAAAAAGACGCCGTAATGGAGAACCAGTTTGGCATTTGAAGGTTAGCTTGTATGATTTGCCATATTGGTCAAAACTGAAGCTACAATACAACCTTGATGTTATGCACATAGAGAAAAACATATGTGACAACATTTTGTCAACTCTACTCAATATTCTTTACAAGACAAGGACACAGTCGCTGCTAGACTAG